The following coding sequences lie in one Cryptococcus neoformans var. neoformans B-3501A chromosome 2, whole genome shotgun sequence genomic window:
- a CDS encoding hypothetical protein (Match to ESTs gb|CF189149.1|CF189149, gb|CF189148.1|CF189148; HMMPfam hit to WD40, WD domain, G-beta repeat, score: 123.9, E(): 3.7e-34), translating into MQGYSNGYSTLPPSLNPNPVIGQYAPSQQVQLSGQPRLGSVPSSQSNETIKVQPLLCSGHTRPVTHLQFSNVLDDGTYLLISACKDGNPMLRSWLGDWIGTFIGHKGAVWSSKISLDTSRAVTGSADFTAKIWDTYSGEALHTFSHNHIVRSVALNPQQTPQYLLTGGHEKKIRLFDLGRPDAEPLVLGTNPDGLSCEGIIKSLVWDEGQNGTMGVSAAEDGKVRWWDLRTLSQIASLDLGEPISSMELAHGGGTLSVTAGKNVHFLDILRQHPPVTIPLPHPVTSASLHPYLRDRFVAGSTSDPWVRVYDLDSGKEREVYKGHHGPVLCASYSPDGEVYASGSEDGTIRLWQTNPGKAYGLWQTSD; encoded by the exons ATGCAGGGATACAGCAACGGCTACTCGACTCTTCCGCCGTCTCTTAACCCTAATCCTGTGATTGGGCAATACGCTCCGTCTCAGCAAGTGCAGCTTTCCGGTCAGCCTCGTCTTGGTTCggtcccttcttctcaatcaaATGAAACTATCAAGGTCCAGCCATTGTTGTGCTCTGGCCACACTAGGCCTGTAACACATCTCCAATTCTCAAACGT GCTTGACGACGGAACATATCTCTTGATCTCAGCGTGTAAGGATGGAAATCCCATGCTCCGGAGCTGGCTCGGAGACTGGATCGGTACTTTCATCG GACACAAGGGTGCTGTGTGGTCTTCCAAAATTTCACTCGATACTTCTCGAGCTGTTACCGGTAGTGCGGATTTCACTGC GAAGATCTGGGATACCTACAGTGGCGAAGCCCTTCACACTTTTTCTCACAACCACATTGTCCGCTCTGTCGCCTTGAACCCTCAACAAACCCCCCAATACCTCCTTACT GGTGGACACGAGAAGAAAATCCGTCTCTTTGACCTTGGCCGACCTGACGCCGAACCTCTTGTCCTCGGCACCAACCCCGATGGCTTGTCTTGCGAAGGCATCATTAAGAGTCTCGTTTGGGATGAAGGTCAAAACGGAACCATGGGTGTCAGCGCTGCCGAAGATGGCAAAGTTCG ATGGTGGGACCTCCGAACACTGAGCCAAATCGCCTCTCTCGACCTTGGTGAACCCATCTCTAGCATGGAACTCGCCCATGGCGGCGGCACCCTCAGCGTCACAGCAGGCAAGAATGTTCACTTCCTCGACATTCTCCGTCAACACCCTCCAGTTACCATCCCTCTTCCGCACCCCGTCACATCCGCTTCTCTCCACCCTTATCTACGTGACAGATTCGTTGCGGGTAGTACGTCTGACCCTTGGGTCCGAGTTTACGACCTTGATTCTGGCAAGGAGCGAGAAGTGTACAAGGGTCATCATGGACCCGTGCTATGTGCAAGCTACAGTCCTGATGGTGAGGTTTACGCGAGTGGTAGTGAGGATGGCACTATTAGGCTTTGGCAGACGAACCCTGGAAAAGCTTATGGGTTGTGGCAAACTTCAGACTAA
- a CDS encoding hypothetical protein (HMMPfam hit to LSM, LSM domain, score: 57.7, E(): 3.2e-14), with product MKLNNETVTIELKNGTVIHGTITSVDPQMNTHLKSVKLTLRSQPSSQPPLSLDSIAIRGNNIRYFILPDSLPLDTLLVDDAPKPKKKKEGAAARGARGAARGARGARGGGRGAPRARGRGF from the exons ATGAAGCTCAATAACGAGACGGTCACGATCGAGCTCAAGAACGGGACTGTCATTCACGGTACCATCACTT CCGTGGACCCTCAAATGAACACCCACCTTAAGTCCGTTAAGCTCACTCTCCGTTCTCAACCTTCATCCCAACCACCTTTGTCCCTCGACTCTATAGCCATCCGAGGAAATAATATCCGATACTTCATCCTCCCCgactctcttcctcttgatACTTTGTTGGTTGACGACGCGCCTAAGCctaagaagaagaaggaaggagctGCTGCTAGGGGAGCTAGAGGAGCAGCTAGGGGAGCAAGGGGAGCCAGGGGCGGTGGCCGAGGCGCGCCTAGAGctagaggaagaggtttcTAG
- a CDS encoding hypothetical protein (Match to ESTs gb|CF182851.1|CF182851, gb|CF182850.1|CF182850), with amino-acid sequence MLRRNYTPTPLGYAILTFFALIALYFLTPADTSISLLPSSWSSQSDTWATPHEPIGEEEDELDNRPLPLLPEIYSSEFPDLKLPASLLASPKLYPLTSRLVTFLSRPILSHSAASPANLEGCPSELSDKLVNPDQYAGDGPFWRDDVDEAEIVRRRADVVRYLSEAVEKGEQVLGQEGKTGKGRGIVLTGGNQDTTLRTITAIKHLRRLGVKLPIEVFHYSDELHNKQQRKEIESLGATLREAKGLEKVAGVWKNWQIKGLALVQSSFREIIYLDSDNTPLRSPSHLFDAPIYTSSGRAAFWPDLSKDHPDNAIWRLVGETCSLDLWTFESGQIVVDKAGNEGMNLAALIIAAGMMRDRDFWFHMCGGDKDTFRWAWRMLDIEFGVSPRWMSTVGIRNEFQNGRFCGHSVLQYDLATPVGFSRPPPLFVHSNLLKHLGGAGLSKGKLFKFIRRMSEDYSSSPALNHAHSFVYDGIARGMCLDLDWHEDTPQEVKEDVRVETYAVGQEEGGVFDGFEDAWWEEGGRVGGW; translated from the exons ATGCTTCGCCGTAACTACACCCCGACACCATTAGGCTACGCCATCTTAACTTTTTTCGCCCTAATCGCTCTTTACTTTCTCACACCCGCCGAcacatccatctctctcctgcCATCCTCATGGTCATCCCAGTCTGATACATGGGCAACACCACACGAACCTatcggagaagaagaagacgagctCGATAACCGGCCGCTCCCGCTTTTACCAGAAATCTACTCTTCCGAATTCCCCGACCTGAAACTCCCCGCATCTCTACTTGCCTCACCGAAGCTCTACCCTCTGACCTCTCGCCTCGTAACGTTCCTCTCCCGACCTATCCTTTCTCATTCGGCTGCATCGCCAGCAAATCTGGAGGGTTGTCCATCGGAGCTGAGTGATAAGCTTGTGAACCCTGATCAGTATGCCGGTGATGGTCCATTCTGGAGAGAcgatgttgatgaagcGGAAATTGTGAGACGACGAGCAGATGTTGTTAGGTACTTGAGTGAAGCAGTAGAGAAGGGTGAACAAGTGCTGGGtcaggaaggaaagacagGAAAGGGGAGAGGGATCGTTTTGACAGGTGGTAACCAA GACACCACTCTCCGGACAATCACTGCTATCAAGCATCTTCGAAGGCTAGGCGTCAAACTCCCGATCGAAGTGTTTCATTATTCGGACGAGCTTCATAATAAACAGCAGCGAAAAGAGATTGAGTCGCTTGGAGCGACATTGAGAGAGGCAAAGGGGCTTGAAAAGGTTGCCGGTGTATGGAAA AACTGGCAAATCAAAGGCCTCGCTCTCGTTCAATCTTCGTTCCGTGAAATTATCTACCTCGACTCTGATAACACCCCGCTTCGCTCCCCTTCTCACCTGTTCGATGCCCCCATCTACACTTCCTCTGGTCGAGCTGCATTCTGGCCTGATCTCTCCAAAGACCATCCCGACAACGCCATTTGGCGCCTGGTAGGCGAAACATGTTCCTTGGATCTCTGGACATTCGAAAGTGGGCAGATTGTGGTGGACAAAGCGGGTAACGAAGGGATGAACCTTGCGGCTCTTATTATCGCTGctgggatgatgagggaTAGGGATTTTTGGTTCCATATGTGCGGAGGGGATAAGGATACGTTTAGGTGGGCGTGGAGGATGTTGGATATCGAGTTTGGGGTATCGCCAAGGTGGATGAGTACAGTAGGAATTCGAAATGAATTCCAGAACGGACGTTTTTGCGGACA CTCTGTACTCCAATACGACCTCGCGACACCTGTAGGTTTCTCCCGCCCACCGCCACTCTTTGTCCACTCCAATCTACTCAAACATCTCGGCGGAGCGGGCCTCTCAAAAGGCAAACTTTTCAAATTCATCCGCCGCATGTCGGAAGACTACTCTAGTTCACCAGCACTCAACCATGCGCACTCTTTTGTGTATGATGGGATTGCAAGAGGGATGTGTTTGGATTTGGACTGGCACGAGGATACACCGCaagaggtgaaggaagatgtGAGAGTGGAGACTTATGCGGTGGGgcaggaggaaggcggGGTGTTTGATGGATTTGAGGATGCatggtgggaagaaggaggacgtGTTGGAGGGTGGTAA